A segment of the Streptomyces sp. NBC_01235 genome:
GATCGTCGGCCTCGCCGGGCTGGTCGGCTCGGGCCGCTCGGAGATCCTGGAGACGATCTACGGAGCGCGAAAGCCCAGCGCGGGCCACGTCCTGGTCGACGGGCGGTCGTTGCGCCCCGGTAGCGTGCGCGCCGCCGTTCGGGCCGGGCTCGGGCTCGCCCCCGAGGAACGCAAGGCGCAGGCCCTGCTGATGTTGGAGTCCGTCACCCGTAACGTCTCCGTCTCCTCCATGTCCCGTTTCTCACACGGGGGTTGGATCGACCGGCGGACCGAACGAGGGGCGGCGCAGGCCGCGACGCGTGAGCTGTCCCTGCGTCCCGACAGTCCGTCCGTTCCCGTGCGCACCCTGTCCGGCGGCAACCAGCAGAAGGCGGTCCTGGCCCGCTGGCTGTTGCGCGGCTGCCGGGTCCTGCTGCTCGACGAGCCGACACGCGGCGTCGACGTCGGCGCCCGAGCTGAACTGTATGCAGTCGTCCGTCGACTGGCTGACGAGGGCCTCGCCGTGCTGCTGGTCTCCAGCGAGGTCCCCGAGGTGCTCGGCCTCGCCGACCGCGTGCTGGTGCTCCGCGAGGGCCACGTCGTCCACACGGCGCCCGCCCGTGAGCTGGACGAACACCGCGTACTCGATCTCGTCATGGAAGGAAGCCCGGCGTCATGACGCAGCCCGTCTCCCCACCGCGGAACAGCACCGACAAGGTGCCGCAGATCCCGCTCCCCGCCTGGCGCACCCTGGTGGCCCGCGCTGACCTCCGCACCCTCTCCCTGCTCGGTGTGCTCGCCGTGCTCGTCGTGATCGGCGGGATCACCAAACCGGACGAGTTCCTCGACACCCGCAACCTCCAACTCGTCCTCACCCAGGCCTCGGTGATCGGTGTGGTGACCGTCGGCATGACCTTCGTCATCACCTCCGGGGGCATCGACCTCTCGGTCGGCGCGATCGTCGCTCTCGCCTCGGTGTGGGCCACCACGGTCGCCACCCAGGAATACGGTTTCGCGGGCATTCTCTTCACCGCGGTGATCGTCGGCGTGGGCTGCGGCCTGGTCAATGGACTGCTCATCGCCTACGGGGGGATGGTGCCGTTCATCGCGACGCTCGCCATGCTGGCCTCCGCGCGCGGACTGGCGCTGCAGATCACGGACGGTCGCACGCAGATCGTTGACGTCGACGGCATCCTCGATCTGGGCGAGCGCGACGCATACGTGCTCGGCGTCCCGCCACTCGTGATCGTCTTCGCGATCGTGACGGTCATCGGCTGGCTGGTGCTGAACCGCACCACCTTCGGCCGCCGCACGGTCGCCGTCGGCGGCAACGCGGAGGCCGCCCGGCTCGCCGGCATCGACGTACGCCGCCAACGGCTCTATCTCTACCTGCTGTCCGGACTGTGCTGCGGCATCGCCGCCTTCCTGCTGATCATCCTGTCCGGCTCCGGCCAGAACACCAACGGCAATCTCTACGAACTCGACGCCATTGCGGCCGCGATCATCGGCGGCACCCTGCTCAGCGGAGGACGTGGCACCATCACCGGCTCCGTGCTCGGCGTACTGATCTTCACCACGATCACCAACATCTTCGCCCTGAACAACCTGCAGAGCGACGTCCAGCAGATCGCCAAGGGCGCGATCATCGTCGCCGCCGTGCTGGTCCAGCGTCGTACCGCGAGCACGAACTGAGGAAAGGGTTCACCGCCATGCCAGAGCCGACGCCTTATCCGAACCGCTTCACCAGTCGCAGAGGAATGCTCTTCGGGGCCGCCGCCGTCTCCGCCGGCACTCTCCTCGCGGGTTGCACCAGCAATGACTCCAAGGAGGAGGAACCGGCCGCGAACGACCAGCCGGCCGCCGACGACAAGCCCGGCAAGAAGGTCACCATCGGCTTCGCCGGACCGCAGGCCGACCACGGCTGGCTCAACGCCATCAACGACAACGCCGAGAGCCGCGCGAAGAAGTACTCCGACGTGACCCTGGAGATCACCGAGGGCTCGAACGACACCGCCCAGCAGATCGGCCAGATCGAGACCCTCATCAACAAGAAGGTCGACGTCCTGGTCGTGCTGCCCGCCGACGGCAAGGCCCTCACCCAGGTCGGCCTGAAGGCGATGCGCGCGGGCATTCCCGTCGTCAACCTCGACCGGATCTTCAACACCCCCCAGGCGTACCGGTGTTGGGTTGGCGGCGACAATTACGGCATGGGCCTCAACGCCGGGCACTACATCGGGGAGAAACTCAAGGGAAAGCCTGATGCCCGCGTGATCGAACTGGCCGGGCTGGACAACCTGGAGCTCACCAAGCAGCGCACCAAGGGCTTCGACGACGCCCTCAAGAACTACCCCGACATCAAGAAGGTGGCCCGTCAGGCCGCCGAGTTCACGGTCGAGTCGGGCCAGGCGAAGATGGCCCAACTTCTCCAGGCACAGCCCAAGTTCGACGCCCTGTGGAACCACGACGACGACCAGGGCGTGGGCGCGCTGCGCGCCATCGAGCAGGCCGGGCGGGACGACTTCCTGATGGTCGGCGGCGCGGGTGCGCTTGCCGCATTCCAGGCGATCAAGCAGGACAACGGCGTACTGAAGGCAACCGTTCTCTACCCGCCGACCATGGCCGCCTCCGCGATCGACCTCGCCCGCGCCCTCGGCCAGGGCAAGGGCGTCGGTGGCCTTGCCGAATACGAGATCCCCGCCTCGATCACTCTCTATTCGGCGGTCGTCGACAAGACCAACGTCGACCAGTACATGTCCACCGGCTTCAAGTAGGGCGCGCCCTGTCCGGCGGGCGAGGGCCGACCGCCGGGGTGCGGGCCATGGGCACTGAGCCGCGGGCTGTGGGCTGTGGGGGTTGGAGTCGAGAGTTCGGGCTTCGGGCTTCGGGGCGAGGGGTGCCCCGCCGGGTGGACCGGAGCTTTCGGATCCGGGGCCTTGCACGGGGCGGGCGTAGGGGAAACCGATGTCGAAGAAGGCGATTGCTGCGCGGGAGGGTCCGAGCCTTTCGGCGCGGCGCAGGGGCCACCGCCTTCCAGGGAGCCGTGCTGGGCCCGCCAGGACAGTAGCTCACGGCTTCAGGCGCAGGCGCCACCGGATGCGCGGGAAGCGGGCTCCGCACGGCCGTATCGGAGCCGTCGGCTCTCGCTGTAAGGGCCAAGGGTCACCAGGGGTCGTTCTCCGTTCGACGGGTCGGAGCCGCCCACCGGCCACCGGGACTCGGCTCCGATTCCGGTTCCGGTTCCGGCGAGCGTCGTCCGTCCGGGCGAGCCCTGCCCAGCGGGCCACAACGCCCGCCGCCAGGCCGACGCCATCTACTCCACCGCGCACCTGTCGGACGGTCCGAGCGTGGGCCGACGGCGTCCCACCCCCCACCGTGCCACGACGACAAGGAGGACCACCGTATGGAACAGCCGCAGCAGTCAGCAGGACCGGAGGCCGGCAAGCCGCCGCTCCGCGTGGGGATGGTCGGTTACGCGTTCATGGGCGCCGCCC
Coding sequences within it:
- a CDS encoding ABC transporter permease — protein: MTQPVSPPRNSTDKVPQIPLPAWRTLVARADLRTLSLLGVLAVLVVIGGITKPDEFLDTRNLQLVLTQASVIGVVTVGMTFVITSGGIDLSVGAIVALASVWATTVATQEYGFAGILFTAVIVGVGCGLVNGLLIAYGGMVPFIATLAMLASARGLALQITDGRTQIVDVDGILDLGERDAYVLGVPPLVIVFAIVTVIGWLVLNRTTFGRRTVAVGGNAEAARLAGIDVRRQRLYLYLLSGLCCGIAAFLLIILSGSGQNTNGNLYELDAIAAAIIGGTLLSGGRGTITGSVLGVLIFTTITNIFALNNLQSDVQQIAKGAIIVAAVLVQRRTASTN
- a CDS encoding substrate-binding domain-containing protein, which translates into the protein MPEPTPYPNRFTSRRGMLFGAAAVSAGTLLAGCTSNDSKEEEPAANDQPAADDKPGKKVTIGFAGPQADHGWLNAINDNAESRAKKYSDVTLEITEGSNDTAQQIGQIETLINKKVDVLVVLPADGKALTQVGLKAMRAGIPVVNLDRIFNTPQAYRCWVGGDNYGMGLNAGHYIGEKLKGKPDARVIELAGLDNLELTKQRTKGFDDALKNYPDIKKVARQAAEFTVESGQAKMAQLLQAQPKFDALWNHDDDQGVGALRAIEQAGRDDFLMVGGAGALAAFQAIKQDNGVLKATVLYPPTMAASAIDLARALGQGKGVGGLAEYEIPASITLYSAVVDKTNVDQYMSTGFK